The Argentina anserina chromosome 3, drPotAnse1.1, whole genome shotgun sequence genome includes a region encoding these proteins:
- the LOC126786843 gene encoding uncharacterized GPI-anchored protein At1g61900, which produces MKQGMSLDKLTPMSGLLFLVLCLHICCCCALDSRKDPVLSIRQRDGMLPMISPTEAPKPFLPLLAPSPLAPFTNITVPKISGQCMLNFSASESLMSTTAIDCWSVFAPLLANVICCPQLEATITILIGQSSKYTNVLALNGTAAKFCLSDIKQILVSQGANDTLAQICSVRSTDLTDASCPIVDVTEFEETVDTSKLVAACQKIDPVKECCAQTCQNAILEASTRIASKSSDVLSTDGGHGVLPDHISRVNDCKNIVHRWLASKFSPSHAKDVLRGLSNCKINKVCPLVFPNMKHVALGCGDDIRNQTACCTAMDSYVSHLQKQSFITNLQALDCAASLGMKLRKSNITKDVYSLCHISLKDFSLQVGSQASGCLLPSLPSDAIFESSGVSFLCDLNDNIPAPWPTSSQGAASTCSKGVKIPALPAAASAERGYYNNVWILPLLTAFAMVFLMFL; this is translated from the exons ATGAAACAAGGGATGTCTCTGGACAAGCTCACTCCTATGTCTGGTCTCCTCTTCTTGGTCTTAT GTCTCCATATATGTTGTTGTTGTGCTTTGGATTCTCGTAAAGATCCTGTCTTGAGTATTAGGCAAAGAGATGGCATGTTACCTATGATCTCCCCTACCGAGGCTCCCAAGCCATTTCTTCCCCTTCTTGCTCCTTCGCCATTGGCACCCTTCACAAACATTACTGTTCCGAAAATATCAG GACAATGTATGCTGAATTTCAGTGCTTCTGAGAGTTTGATGAGTACGACCGCGATTGATTGTTGGTCGGTTTTTGCACCATTGCTGGCAAATGTAATTTGTTGCCCGCAGTTGGAGGCTACTATCACAATCCTCATCGGTCAGTCCAGTAAGTACACCAATGTGCTTGCTTTAAACGGGACAGCTGCCAAATTTTGTCTATCAGATATTAAGCAGATTTTGGTTAGCCAGGGTGCAAATGACACCCTTGCGCAGATATGCTCTGTTCGTTCAACAGATCTCACGGATGCATCTTGCCCGATTGTTGATGTTACTGAATTTGAGGAGACAGTGGATACTTCTAAGTTGGTTGCCGCTTGTCAGAAGATAGACCCTGTGAAAGAATGCTGTGCTCAAACATGTCAGAATGCCATATTAGAAGCTTCTACAAGAATTGCTTCTAAAAGTTCTGATGTTTTGAGCACAGACGGTGGTCATGGTGTATTACCTGATCACATAAGTAGAGTCAATGACTGCAAAAACATTGTCCATCGCTGGTTGGCAAGTAAATTCAGCCCTTCTCATGCCAAGGACGTTCTAAGGGGGctctcaaattgcaaaattAACAAGG TTTGTCCCCTCGTCTTCCCCAATATGAAGCATGTTGCACTTGGCTGTGGGGATGATATAAGGAACCAGACAGCTTGCTGTACGGCCATGGACAGCTATGTCTCCCACTTGCAAAAGCAGAGTTTCATAACCAACTTGCAAGCTTTGGACTGTGCTGCATCTCTCGGAATGAAGttaagaaaatcaaacatCACCAAAGATGTGTATAGCCTTTGTCATATAAGCCTCAAGGATTTCTCCCTTCAAG TTGGAAGTCAAG CATCCGGATGTCTTTTGCCAAGCTTGCCTTCGGATGCAATATTTGAAAGTTCTGGCGTCAGCTTCCTTTGTGATttgaatgataacattccagCTCCCTGGCCCACCTCTTCTCAAGGAGCAGCTTCAACATGTAGTAAAG GTGTCAAGATTCCTGCACTTCCTGCAGCAGCATCTGCAGAAAGGG GCTATTACAACAATGTCTGGATACTTCCTCTGCTCACTGCTTTTGCCATGGTCTTTTTGATGTTCTTGTAA
- the LOC126788779 gene encoding uncharacterized protein LOC126788779: MGNCCLKRDSVAVWANDDDDWVNVCQLHQTQQLENQKLLGDVQFRSLASSSSCRRRANSGAGDNQMKIKMTKRELEDLVGSRGGAMNVSSVEQFLAMAINDGEDEEAEEHQGPWRPALQSIPEVD, encoded by the coding sequence ATGGGAAACTGCTGCTTAAAGCGTGATTCCGTGGCGGTTTGGGCAAACGACGACGACGACTGGGTGAACGTTTGTCAGCTCCACCAGACGCAGCAGCTGGAAAATCAGAAGCTTCTCGGCGACGTTCAATTTAGATCTTTGGCATCATCATCGTCGTGTAGACGAAGAGCGAATAGTGGCGCTGGAGACAATCAGATGAAGATAAAGATGACAAAGCGTGAGCTGGAGGATTTGGTGGGATCAAGAGGCGGCGCTATGAACGTGTCGTCGGTGGAGCAATTTCTGGCTATGGCAATCAACGACGGTGAAGATGAAGAGGCGGAGGAGCATCAAGGGCCGTGGAGGCCTGCCCTCCAAAGTATCCCAGAGGTTGATTAG